A genomic region of Antennarius striatus isolate MH-2024 chromosome 16, ASM4005453v1, whole genome shotgun sequence contains the following coding sequences:
- the LOC137610196 gene encoding nucleosome-remodeling factor subunit BPTF-like isoform X2 — protein MRGKRGRPPKPLQAEENTPATARGLRPRRNLKPRLRDSGDEDVESPTRETPKPARKRKRGSVTSPRGRGRGRGGGGGRGGRGGRGGRRTPASKTIVYDDHESEDEDDAVSLRSEEEEYVEEEHQSEEDEGLKEDSDCLEDDVLDEEEEEEDASYCSESSFRSQSTHASTPGKKKVQAPRPRTPILEEKEIPPLVLPDSSEDLLVPNEELLNASSIYEVLRNFSTVLRLSPFRFEDFCAALVGQEQCTLIAETHISLLKAILREEDSSNTTFGPADLKDSVHSTLYFLDGMTWPEVLRAYCESDREYHHVLSYQEVDEYPYGPLRGKIKVLQFLVDQFLTTNIAREELMSDGSMQYDDHCRVCHRLGDLLCCETCSAVYHLECVKPPLEEVPEDEWQCEICVAHKVSGVIDCVTEAQKNRPYIRQEPIGYDRHQRKYWFLNRRIIVEEDGEHETKKIWYWSTKAQLEDLMEYLDKEYWEMDLYTTLEEMKEEVQAHMAITEDLTHKARGNNKAYLTAVNDVIMERMKIKQEGQESGGQAEDTQQEKETDSVKTAEDELNPQLDNGEHKDTEQSSQGETAAAVPPASEDSCLSDTKPGPDAGDAAADKKESLEMNKEALPAHSRSPKSGESSPLAKQDRTDEDEKTESSEDKHPEEMQASKDGPQQSEESCGSGLVSGCGNLRKPEQPDLADRSSQSSFTSHDGTDEYNERLKSDRGRAAGKESNGLTPRGSKESSPVRSDGESSRLSFLKRDLAVNLNSFFKLGQEGKYRVYHNQYSTNVLALNKHQHREDHDKRRHLSHKFSLTTASEFKWNGSIYGSRSLTVSTLRLTIIQLETNVPGPFMHPNWASHRTNWNKAVQMCSKAREFALALAILECAIKPVVMLPVWKDSLGHTRLHRMTSMEREEKEKVKKREKKLEDEETLQQATWVKYTIPIKHQVWKQKGEEYRVTGYGGWCWVSKTRVPRFVPKLPGNTNVNYRKELEAKMSNENAAVCTKKQKISADSEKQTTHNKSCKNNEQASVAASPQRASPEEDCNTRTSKEDLMEKEHETDEEEKKVDEKMEFDLPEVSSSSDEKPENKDKSLPAVQPVSEVPIPMVEQSEKEAKTSSKPYYDVVNVSEGFQLRTAYKKKVKPSKMDGLLERRIKQFTLEEKQRLERVRQGTLLSKMVASKPPPVVKTEGSKSDKSQPAVTPCLKEEEENLPVRDPIVKKLNFEQEEADITTSNNSKQMELNMVQGNGGEALAHKEVNGEALVSSELSSKSNSLLDAMESKGKTQKPEVACVGENAKKREYEEIERGGEQSDSESVEIEQNKSGLPQVNGRAGFITPAESDSNSVDPPTEDGDIKEPVKSLMNGNLSQKDLSDICHPPPLKIPKLENHVAEKGDPIKDEDEIKMNSEGMSPSKLPSSNPSCVNSSNSYGDTLKSTECQDALQSDVKFEAASNTVTSVTTTTSQLTSGTVVPQKTKIPVTDTKIQTSASTTSSMTISKEYSTRDRVSLLRFFKSRKSRSGTALPSYRKFVTKSSKKSIFILPNDDLKRLARRASIREVPIFNYNAKPAPDIWPYPSPRPTFGITWRYRLQTVRSLAGVSLMLRLLWACLRWDDMAVKPSAAVGTTRKETTDTDVITTEIIKRRDVGPYGIRSEYCIRKIICPLGNRDTPKETPTPQRKGLRSSALRPKKQEPAKLTGPIAVETWVPEEDLELWEIRAFSERIEREKSQGLDPSKTGASLKTAEDVKAHLENQLKQARMAAQQKRLEQQRTMATTSTTTTTTTTSANTPSTPASVGQRTGQVPSGAKMMLASKLNSPVSFQQDKDFHQSFASWVKQGQTNNSSGVVQQKVLGIFPSGPPANLRTYSTLHPTTGNINLRATTSSSTHQAIAAGGLTHPDTTMSQSATPSTSVGASVVRAQQGQPTHMGHGEPGSSLGQANAGQRTAGAAPSSQTATAIPGQSVASSQANRPQQGQVKLTMAQLMQLTQGAQGGNPGLTVVIQGQGQTQGQLQIIPQGVTVIPGPGQQLMQAAMPNGQVQRFLFTPMPPSSSAAATTPPTATPTKPSVAQTPQTQVQTTPSALSQTQITAPVPTPTHTAAPAPAQMACMTPAPTSVPVSQVPTVTPSETSSAVPTLPTLASTQALPSMPASVPTHPQMARTVLAPAQNAVSTLTPSSFPTQAHAAVSVPVPAPGPPQHLSQAFSPSSSLTSAPALMHVTAPALAPAVAAVSVPSNSSQMPASRSLPSPVQVPTPALAPVSAPVISVVSTQIAAPSPVKAVTQIQPTAPNPLHAAVANAVVTPVTATSTTPSVPVALIEQRAAQPQVWTPTSPQAQTHVPPTQVAAGPLLSTALATAPTSAPTSVSTHAPVSLPPQAQAQVQHPTVVSMQQVSQIPVSAVQVQMKGLPVSSVVATVRPTQPQIQPQTHSQLQPQHQAQICAQIQVQSYGQVQQVPHIQAQAQAQAQNHPQVQVQLQPQTQQQPQVQGQPLAQNQRQLQFQSQIQGQNQTLPQAQLQSRVQPQYHPQTQVQFQTQAHTPPQAQKHHQVQPQPQVQSQASTQLQPQIQTPLHPQVQFQQQSQVQPQPQASQQPQVHTQPQVQAQFQMQSPLQVQQHLQVQSQPQVQAKLQVQFQPQTQTQVQGQPQLQVQSPIRHQLITVPGLQQPVQLLSALPPHVAAQIQAQIQAQAQQQGGTVPQQIKLQLPIQIQQAGGQIQAHQIQNMVTIQAPASVQEQLQRMQHPSQQQQPQQQPKPRKKKHHESKREQKEHLQMVSPGDGIHKQVVMKQNASAEQLKQRKTLAAAEREENQRMIVCNQVMKFILDKIEKDEKQAAKKRKKEEVVEQKRSKQNATKLTALLYKHKEQLKAEILKKRALLDKELQLQVQEELRRDITRLQKEREKARAAITQAAAATVKAATSHSSHSSHSTHSVPSAHTGPAPSSSHKRKREEERERDRNRDKDRHHDKDKKRDRDKDKDRYRDRDRDGDGDQEKEKDRERDRHRDRDKDRESSSAKHKKKKKISSTSKDHKKDSKLYCICKTAYDESKFYIGCDLCSNWFHGACVGITEKEAKKLEDFVCNDCKRGQEGGSNEELYCICRTPYDESQFYIGCDRCQNWYHGRCVGILQSEANHIDVYVCPQCQSTEDAMTVLTPLTDKDYEGLKRILRSLQSHKMAWPFLEPVDPHDAPDYYRVIKEPMDFSTMETRLQKRHYHKLTEFVADVTKIFDNCRYYNPNDTPFFQCAEVLEAFFVQKLKGFKASRLSAS, from the exons ATGAGAGGGAAGAGGGGCAGGCCGCCCAAACCGCTACAAGCCGAGGAGAACACGCCAGCCACGGCCCGTGGCTTACGACCCAGGAGGAATTTGAAGCCTAGGTTGAGGGACAGCGGTGATGAGGACGTTGAGAGCCCTACAAGAGAGACCCCTAAACCGGCTAGAAAGAGGAAAAGGGGGTCTGTCACGTCACCCCGAGGCAGGGGACGGGGTagaggtggcggcggcggcagaggaggcagaggtggTCGCGGAGGGAGGAGGACGCCTGCGTCCAAAACAATCGTGTACGACGACCACGAGAGCGAGGATGAGGACGATGCTGTCAGTTTAAgatctgaggaggaagagtatGTTGAAGAGGAACACCAGTCCGAGGAGGACGAGGGCCTCAAAGAGGACTCTGACTGCCTTGAAGATGATGTActggacgaggaggaggaggaggaggatgccaGCTACTGCTCAGAGAGTAGCTTTCGGAGTCAGAGCACACATGCCAGCACTCCGG GGAAGAAAAAAGTCCAGGCTCCACGACCTCGTACTCCCATTCTTGAGGAGAAGGAGATCCCTCCTCTTGTGCTTCCTGACAGCTCTGAGGACCTCCTGGTGCCTAATGAGGAGCTTCTCAATGCATCTTCCATCTATGAGGTGTTACGGAACTTCAGCACAGTGCTGCGTCTCTCCCCTTTTCGCTTTGAGGACTTCTGTGCAGCGCTGGTAGGGCAAGAGCAGTGCACTTTAATCGCCGAGACTCATATATCCCTTTTGAAGGCCATCCTGCGTGAGGAGGACTCGTCCAACACTACCTTTGGTCCTGCTGACCTCAAGGATAGTGTTCACTCTACTCTGTACTTTCTGGATGGAATGACATGGCCAGAGGTGTTACGAGCGTACTGTGAGAGTGACCGGGAATACCATCATGTCCTGTCATATCAGGAGGTGGATGAGTATCCCTACGGTCCACTTCGAGGTAAGATCAAGGTGTTACAGTTTTTGGTGGACCAGTTTCTCACCACCAACATTGCCCGTGAGGAACTGATGTCTGATGGCAGTATGCAATATGACGACCACTGCCGTGTGTGCCACCGCCTGGGCGACCTGCTGTGCTGTGAGACCTGCTCAGCAGTCTACCATCTGGAGTGTGTGAAGCCACCACTGGAGGAGGTTCCAGAGGATGAGTGGCAGTGTGAGATTTGTGTGGCACACAAGGTGTCTGGTGTCATAGACTGTGTGACAGAGGCACAGAAGAATAGGCCATACATCCGTCAGGAGCCCATTGGATACGACCGACACCAGAGGAAATACTGGTTCCTCAACAGAAGGATTATTGT CGAGGAGGATGGGGAACATGAGACGAAAAAGATCTGGTACTGGAGCACCAAAGCACAGCTGGAGGATCTCATGGAGTACTTGGATAAGGAGTACTGGGAAATGGACCTTTACACCAccctggaggagatgaaggaggaagTGCAAGCTCACATGGCAATCACAGAGGACCTTACACACAAAGCTAGAGGAAACAATAAAGCTTACCTCACCGCAGTCAACG ATGTAATCATGGAACGCATGAAAATCAAGCAGGAAGGACAGGAATCTGGGGGTCAAGCAGAGGACacccagcaggaaaaagaaaccGACTCTGTTAAGACAGCGGAAGACGAGCTGAATCCTCAGCTCGACAACGGAGAACATAAAGACACTGAGCAGAGTTCTCAAG gtgaaacagcagcagcagttccCCCTGCGTCAGAGGACAGCTGCCTGTCTGATACCAAACCTGGCCCGGACGCTGGGGACGCAGCTGCCGATAAAAAGGAGTCCCTTGAAATGAACAAGGAAGCTCTGCCTGCTCACAGTAGGAGCCCAAAGAGTGGGGAGTCCTCTCCATTAGCAAAGCAGGACAGGACAG atgaagatgaaaaaacaGAATCTAGTGAAGACAAGCACCCTGAGGAGATGCAGGCCTCCAAAGACGGGCCTCAGCAGTCAGAGGAGAGCTGTGGAAGTGGCCTGGTTTCTGGATGTGGGAACCTCAGGAAACCAGAGCAGCCTGACCTGGCTGATCGATCCTCTCAGTCCTCTTTTACCAGCCATGATGGGACAG ATGAGTACAATGAAAGGCTCAAGAGTGATAGAGGCAGAGCAGCAGGAAAGGAATCGAATGGCCTAACACCAAGAGGCAGCAAAGAG TCGTCACCTGTACGCTCTGATGGTGAATCGTCACGTCTCAGCTTCCTCAAAAGGGACCTGGCTGTGAATTTGAATAGCTTTTTCAAACTTGGACAAGAGGGTAAATACAGGGTGTACCACAACCAGTACAGCACCAACGTCCTGGCCCTAAACAAGCATCAGCATCGCGAGGACCACGACAAGAGACGTCACCTGTCCCACAAGTTCAGCCTGACCACAGCGTCCGAGTTCAAATGGAACGGCTCCATCTATGGTTCTCGAAGCCTGACTGTCTCAACCCTGCGCCTCACCATCATCCAGCTGGAGACCAACGTCCCAGGaccatttatgcatcccaactGGGCGTCACACAG GACCAACTGGAACAAAGCAGTGCAGATGTGCAGCAAAGCCAGAGAATTCGCTTTGGCCTTGGCAATACTGGAGTGTGCCATCAAGCCGGTGGTCATGCTGCCTGTCTGGAAAGATTCTCTTGGACACACAAG GCTACATCGCATGACCTCTATGGAgcgagaggagaaagagaaggtgaAAAAACGAGAGAAAAAGCTGGAGGACGAAGAGACGTTGCAACAGGCCACGTGGGTGAAGTACACCATTCCCATCAAGCACCAG GTGTGGAAGCAGAAAGGGGAGGAGTACAGAGTGACGGGGTACGGTGGCTGGTGTTGGGTCAGTAAGACTCGAGTGCCGCGATTTGTTCCAAAGCTACCAGGAAACACCAACGTAAACTACCGCAAAGAGCTGGAGG CCAAAATGAGCAATGAAAATGCAGCAGTTTGCACAAAGAAGCAGAAAATATCAGCAGACTCTGAGAAGCAGACTACTCATAATAAATCATGCAAGAACAACGAACAAGCATCCGTTGCTGCATCACCCCAGAGAGCGTCTCCAGAGGAGGACTGCAACACTCGGACGTCTAAAGAGGACCTCATGGAGAAAGAGCAtgaaacagatgaagaagaaaagaaagtagATGAAAAGATGGAGTTTGACCTCCCAGAAGTTTCTTCTTCAAGTGACGAGAAAC ctgaaaacaaagacaaatccTTGCCTGCTGTGCAACCAGTGAGCGAAGTACCAATCCCAATGGTTGAACAATCTGAGAAGGAGGCGAAGACTTCATCCAAGCCGTACTATGATGTTGTGAACGTCAGTGAGGGCTTCCAGCTACGGACCGCTTACAAGAAGAAGGTGAAACCCTCAAAAATGGACGGACTTTTGGAGCGCCGAATAAAACAATTCACCTTGGAGGAAAAGCAAAGACTTGAGCGGGTGAGACAGGGAACTCTTCTGTCTAAAATGGTTGCATCAAAGCCGCCTCCTGTAGTTAAGACCGAAGGATCAAAATCAGACAAATCACAGCCTGCTGTGACCCCATGtttaaaagaagaggaggagaacctTCCAGTTAGAGACCCAATAGTCAAAAAACTTAACTTTGAGCAAGAGGAGGCAGACATCACCACTTccaacaacagcaaacagatGGAGTTAAATATGGTTCAGGGGAATGGTGGGGAGGCCTTAGCTCACAAAGAGGTGAATGGAGAAGCCCTTGTGAGTTCTGAGCTCAGCAGTAAAAGCAATAGTTTGTTAGATGCAATGGAAAGcaaaggaaaaacacagaagCCAGAGGTGGCTTGTGTGGGAGAGAATGCTAAGAAACGAGAGTATGAGGAAATTGAGCgaggtggtgaacagagtgacTCAGAGAGCGTGGAGATCGAGCAAAACAAGAGCGGTCTGCCGCAGGTGAATGGGAGAGCTGGGTTCATCACCCCTGCAGAATCAGACAGCAACTCGGTAGATCCACCCACTGAAGATGGCGATATAAAGGAACCTGTTAAGTCTCTGATGAATGGAAATCTCTCACAAAAAGATTTATCAGATATTTGTCATCCACCTCCACTGAAAATCCCAAAATTGGAGAACCACGTAGCCGAGAAAGGAGACCCCATTAAGGATgaggatgaaataaaaatgaacagtgAAGGAATGTCACCCTCTAAGCTTCCATCCTCTAACCCATCCTGCGtgaatagtagtaatagttatgGTGACACGTTGAAGTCCACAGAATGTCAGGATGCACTCCAGTCTGATGTGAAGTTTGAAGCAGCCAGCAACACAGTCACCTctgttaccaccaccacctcccagCTCACCTCTGGGACTGTTGTCCCACAGAAAACCAAAATACCAGTCACAGACACTAAGATCCAAACTTCTGCATCAACAACCAGTTCAATGACAATCAGTAAGGAGTATTCAACCAGAGATCGGGTCAGCCTTCTTCGATTTTTCAAGTCCAGGAAGTCCCGTTCAGGAACAGCTCTACCGTCGTACCGCAAGTTTGTCACCAAGAGCAGCAAGAAAAGCATTTTCATCCTGCCGAACGATGACCTGAAGAGGCTGGCGAGGAGGGCGAGCATCAGAGAGGTGCCCATCTTCAACTACAACGCCAAGCCCGCCCCAGACATATGGCCCTACCCGTCACCTCGGCCCACTTTTGGGATCACATGGAG GTACCGTCTCCAGACCGTCAGGTCGTTGGCAGGAGTCAGCCTGATGCTGAGGCTGCTGTGGGCATGCCTTCGGTGGGATGACATGGCCGTTAAGCCCTCTGCTGCTGTGGGGACGACTCGGAAAG AGACCACGGACACGGATGTCATAACAACAGAGATTATTAAACGAAGAGATGTGGGGCCTTATGGCATCCGCTCCGAATACTGCATCAGGAAGATCATCTGTCCCCTCGGAAACAGAGACACTCCcaaag AGACTCCTACTCCACAGAGAAAAGGCTTACGATCCAGCGCTTTGAGGCCGAAGAAGCAGGAGCCAGCGAAGCTGACTGGACCTATTGCTGTGGAGACGTGGGTGCCTGAGGAGGACCTGGAGCTGTGGGAGATTAGAGCCTTTTCTGAAag AATAGAGAGGGAAAAGTCGCAGGGCCTGGATCCCTCAAAGACTGGCGCTAGTCTGAAGACAGCAGAGGATGTTAAGGCCCATCTAGAGAATCAGCTCAAGCAGGCCAGAATGGCTGCTCAACAG AAACGTCTGGAGCAGCAAAGAACAATGGCCACCACCTCCacaacaaccaccaccaccaccacctccgcAAACACACCCAGTACCCCAGCGTCCGTGGGTCAGAGGACGGGTCAGGTCCCGTCTGGGGCGAAGATGATGTTGGCCTCCAAACTGAACTCTCCAGTTTCGTTTCAGCAAGACAAAGACTTCCATCAGTCTTTTGCTTCCTGGGTCAAGCAAGGTCAGACCAACAACAGCTCGG GTGTAGTCCAACAGAAAGTCCTTGGAATCTTCCCCTCTGGGCCCCCTGCAAACCTAAGGACATACAGCACACTACATCCTACAACTGGCAACATCAACCTCAGAGCCACCACCTCTTCCTCAACACATCAG GCCATCGCAGCAGGAGGCCTGACGCATCCTGACACTACGATGAGCCAGTCAGCTACACCTTCTACCTCAGTGGGCGCATCGGTGGTCAGAGCTCAACAAG GCCAGCCGACCCATATGGGCCACGGCGAGCCTGGTTCCAGTCTGGGGCAGGCAAATGCAGGTCAGAGAACAGCAGGTGCTGCACCATCATCTCAAACAGCCACCGCCATACCTGGACAGTCTGTAGCATCGTCCCAGGCTAACAGGCCACAGCAGGGTCAAGTTAAACTCACGATGGCACAGCTGATGCAGCTAACGCAGGGTGCTCAG GGTGGAAACCCGGGTCTGACGGTGGTGATCCAGGGTCAAGGCCAGACCCAGGGCCAGTTACAGATCATCCCACAGGGTGTTACTGTCATCCCTGGTCCTGGTCAGCAGCTCATGCAGGCAGCAATGCCAAACGGCCAGGTCCAACGCTTCCTCTTCACCCCCATGCCTCCATCCTCATCAGCTGCAGCTACAACACCTCCCACTGCTACTCCTACAAAGCCCAGTGTAGCTCAAACACCTCAAACCCAAGTCCAAACGACTCCTTCGGCCCTCTCCCAAACCCAAATCACTGCCCCTGTGCCCACCCCAACACATACTGCAGCCCCAGCTCCAGCACAGATGGCATGTATGACCCCCGCCCCAACCTCAGTCCCTGTTTCCCAAGTTCCTACCGTTACTCCATCTGAAACATCCTCTGCCGTGCCTACCTTGCCAACTCTGGCCTCCACACAGGCTTTGCCATCCATGCCAGCTTCTGTtcccacacacccacaaatGGCAAGAACAGTGCTTGCCCCAGCACAAAATGCAGTCTCCACCCTCACCCCCAGCTCATTCCCAACACAAGCCCATGCTGCAGTGTCTGTACCTGTCCCAGCACCAGGTCCTCCTCAGCACCTGTCGCAGGCCTTCAGCCCTTCCTCCTCCTTAACCTCGGCCCCTGCCCTGATGCATGTCACCGCTCCTGCTTTGGCCCCGGCTGTAGCCGCTGTTTCAGTCCCCTCCAACTCGAGCCAAATGCCTGCTTCTCGGTCTCTTCCCTCACCTGTCCAAGTTCCCACCCCTGCTCTTGCTCCTGTCTCTGCCCCTGTCATTTCTGTCGTGTCCACTCAAATCGCTGCACCATCCCCAGTGAAAGCTGTAACTCAGATCCAACCCACAGCTCCCAATCCCCTTCATGCTGCTGTGGCCAATGCTGTGGTCACCCCAGTTACAGCCACCTCTACAACACCATCAGTGCCAG TAGCTCTGATTGAGCAGAGAGCAGCTCAGCCCCAGGTCTGGACACCGACCTCGCCTCAAGCTCAGACTCATGTTCCGCCCACTCAGGTCGCTGCAGGACCTCTTCTGTCAACTGCCTTGGCCACCGCACCCACCTCTGCCCCGACATCCGTCTCTACACATGCACCCGTATCTCTTCCTCCACAAGCTCAAGCACAAGTCCAGCATCCTACCGTTGTATCCATGCAACAAGTGTCCCAAATTCCAGTCTCAGCAGTTCAGGTTCAAATGAAGGGGTTGCCTGTCTCTTCCGTTGTTGCCACTGTGAGACCTACACAGCCTCAGATCCAGCCCCAAACCCACAGTCAGCTTCAGCCCCAGCATCAAGCTCAGATCTGTGCACAGATTCAGGTCCAATCCTACGGCCAAGTTCAGCAAGTGCCACACATTCAGGCTCAAGCGCAAGCACAAGCCCAAAACCACCCCCAGGTCCAAGTTCAGCTTCAACCACAAACTCAGCAACAGCCTCAAGTCCAGGGACAACCCCTCGCTCAAAATCAACGTCAGTTGCAGTTTCAGTCTCAAATCCAAGGCCAAAATCAAACTTTGCCCCAGGCCCAACTCCAATCAAGAGTCCAACCTCAGTACCACCCCCAGACACAAGTACAGTTTCAAACACAGGCTCACACCCCTCCCCAGGCACAGAAACACCATCAAGTCCAACCTCAACCCCAGGTTCAGTCTCAGGCCTCGACTCAGCTCCAGCCCCAGATCCAAACCCCACTCCATCCACAGGTCCAGTTCCAGCAGCAGAGCCAGGTTCAGCCACAACCTCAGGCGTCACAGCAGCCCCAGGTCCACACTCAGCCACAGGTTCAAGCCCAGTTCCAAATGCAGTCACCGCTGCAGGTCCAGCAACATCTTCAGGTCCAAAGCCAACCCCAGGTCCAAGCAAAGCTCCAAGTCCAGTTCCAACCTCAGACCCAAACTCAAGTTCAAGGACAGCCACAGCTTCAGGTCCAGTCTCCAATCAGGCATCAGCTCATCACAGTTCCAGGTCTCCAGCAGCCGGTCCAGCTTCTGTCtgctctgcctccccatgttgCTGCCCAAATCCAAGCCCAGATCCAGGCACAGGCGCAGCAGCAGGGTGGCACGGTTCCCCAGCAGATCAAATTACAGCTGCCCATTCAGATCCAGCAGGCAGGGGGGCAGATTCAGGCTCACCAGATACAAAACATGGTGACCATACAGGCACCAGCGAGTGTACAGGAGCAGCTCCAGAGGATGCAACATCCGTCACAGCAGCAACAACCACAGCAGCAACCAAAACCCAGGAAGAAGAAGCACCATGAGTCTAAAAGGGAACAGAAGGAGCACCTACAGATGGTTAGTCCTGGGGACGGCATCCATAAACAG GTGGTGATGAAGCAGAACGCTTCAGCAGAACAGCTGAAACAGAGGAAAACCCTGGCTGCTGCAGAGCGAGAGGAGAACCAGAG AATGATCGTGTGCAACCAGGTGATGAAGTTCATCCTAGACAAAATTGAGAAGGATGAGAAACAGGCAGctaagaagaggaagaaggaggaagtggtggagcAGAAGCGCTCCAAGCAGAATGCTACCAAACTGACTGCTCTGCTTTACAAGCACAAAGAGCAGCTGAAGGCTGAGATCCTGAAGAAGAGGGCCCTGCTGGACAAGGAGCTGCAGCTGCAAGTACAG GAGGAGCTGAGGCGGGACATCACCAGGCTAcagaaagaaagggagaaagCGAGAGCTGCGATCACGCAGGCTGCTGCAGCAACAGTCAAAGCAGCAACGTCGCACTCCTCCCATTCTTCTCACTCTACACATTCCGTTCCCAGTGCCCACACCGGGCCAGCACCTTCCTCATCCCATAAACGTAAGCGGGAAgaggagcgagagagagacCGAAACAGAGACAAGGACAGGCATCATGACAAAGACAAGAAACGGGACAGGGATAAGGACAAAGATAGATACCGGGAccgagacagagatggagatggggatcaagagaaggagaaggacagAGAGCGGGACAGACATCGGGACAGGGACAAGGACAGAGAGTCCAGTTCAGccaaacacaagaagaagaagaaaatctctTCTACCTCAAAGGATCATAAGAAGGACAGCAAATTGTACTGTATTTGCAAAACAGCCTATGACGAGTCTAA GTTCTACATAGGGTGTGACCTGTGCTCCAACTGGTTCCACGGTGCTTGTGTTGGCATCACAGAGAAAGAGGCCAAGAAGTTGGAAGACTTTGTGTGTAATGACTGCAAGCGTGGTCAGGAGGGTGGAAGCAACGAGGAGCTTTACTGCATCTGTCGGACGCCGTACGACGAATCACA GTTTTACATCGGCTGCGACCGCTGCCAGAACTGGTACCACGGCCGCTGTGTGGGCATCCTGCAGAGTGAGGCCAATCACATCGACGTGTACGTCTGCCCACAGTGTCAGTCCACAGAAGACGCCATGACAGTTCTCACACCGCTAACTGACAAAGACTACGAGGGGTTGAAACGAATATTACGCTCCTTACAG TCTCACAAAATGGCTTGGCCTTTCCTTGAACCAGTGGATCCTCATGACGCACCGGATTATTATCGTGTAATCAAGGAGCCAATGG ACTTCTCCACAATGGAAACCCGTCTTCAAAAGCGACATTACCACAAACTGACAGAGTTTGTGGCTGACGTGACCAAAATATTCGACAACTGCCGCTATTACAACCCCAACGACACCCCGTTCTTTCAGTGTGCAGAGGTGCTGGAAGCCTTTTTTGTACAGAAGCTTAAAGGTTTCAAAGCGAGCAG ATTGTCAGCTTCTTAA